One window from the genome of Drosophila albomicans strain 15112-1751.03 chromosome 2L, ASM965048v2, whole genome shotgun sequence encodes:
- the LOC117563672 gene encoding cell death abnormality protein 1, giving the protein MCPLAAWCPVNKQRTIVKQPSKWKFWKKAQEITETYATHEEQISYKVISECCPGYLQVATGLCEPICERGCPAFASCVAPQRCQCTAGYVSAISQRDNSHYCEPVCDSFCSDGSECVGPNTCACKEGYNAAPPVGDAVSAPCLPSCRLNNGCENGKCDEAADVCVCNESYIWSTILHACIQIQFRPITEEQSVEQQEMTTIREQGIEEPSKPIVCEKGFVLYAGQCRAEFFESNELQVKHCRLTGCGAHQTCDEATGNCTCNIGYSKDEPKEGVTTLTCHRSILGDILSIDQAVDDEDEINFFTIPVLGFSSGFLFVLVVASLITRIRRGRHGGLENSESQPKEVLHCEFSQKTYDVDEFVP; this is encoded by the coding sequence ATGTGTCCGTTAGCAGCATGGTGCCCAGTGAACAAGCAGCGCACCATAGTGAAGCAGCCCTCGAAATGGAAGTTCTGGAAGAAAGCGCAAGAAATCACCGAAACCTATGCCACACACGAGGAGCAGATCAGCTACAAAGTCATCTCGGAATGCTGCCCAGGCTATCTGCAAGTGGCCACCGGACTCTGTGAACCGATCTGTGAGCGTGGCTGCCCCGCCTTCGCCAGTTGTGTGGCGCCACAGCGTTGCCAGTGCACCGCAGGCTATGTGTCTGCCATTAGTCAACGTGACAACAGCCACTACTGTGAGCCAGTCTGCGATTCGTTCTGTTCCGATGGCAGCGAATGCGTCGGACCCAACACTTGTGCCTGCAAGGAAGGCTATAACGCAGCTCCGCCCGTTGGCGATGCTGTGAGTGCTCCTTGTTTGCCCAGTTGTCGACTGAACAATGGCTGTGAGAATGGCAAATGCGACGAGGCAGCTGATGTCTGTGTCTGCAACGAGTCTTATATATGGAGCACGATTCTGCACGCCTgcattcaaatacaatttagaCCCATAACCGAAGAGCAATCAGTGGAGCAGCAAGAGATGACCACGATCAGGGAGCAGGGCATTGAGGAGCCCAGTAAACCAATCGTCTGCGAAAAGGGATTTGTTCTCTATGCGGGCCAATGTCGTGCCGAGTTCTTTGAGAGCAACGAGCTGCAGGTGAAGCATTGCCGCCTCACCGGCTGTGGAGCACATCAGACCTGCGACGAGGCGACGGGCAACTGCACCTGCAACATTGGCTACTCGAAGGATGAACCCAAGGAAGGCGTCACCACGCTCACGTGTCATCGCAGCATCTTAGGCGACATTTTGAGCATCGATCAAGCTGTTGATGACGAAGATGAGATCAACTTTTTCACAATTCCCGTACTCGGCTTCTCCTCTGGCTTTCTCTTTGTGCTCGTCGTTGCCAGCTTGATTACACGCATCCGTCGTGGTCGTCATGGGGGATTGGAGAACTCGGAGTCTCAGCCCAAGGAAGTGCTGCATTGTGAATTCTCGCAGAAGACTTATGATGTGGATGAGTTTGTGCCATGA